The Candidatus Bathyarchaeia archaeon genome segment CATGGTTGGTAACTACTATACCGCCTTCACCGCTAGTAATGTTCTTGCTGGATTGAAAGCTAAACGCTCCAATATCGCCTATCGCGCCGACTCTCCTACCCTTCCACTCAGCACCCCAAGCTTGACATGCATCTTCAACAATACGCAATCCGTTCTTTTCAGCGATAGATAGAAGCGCATCCATGTCTGCTGGTCTGCCGCCAATATGTACTGGCAGTATGGCTTTGGTTTTATCGGAGATCAACGACTCAACGCTTTTTGGATCAACAGTGTATGTTTCAGGATCAATGTCTGCGAAAACCGGGATAGCATTCACATAGAGAACCGCTACGGCTGTAGCCATAAACGTATATGCTGGAACTATAACCTCGTCGCCACAACCTATTCCAAGAGCTCTAAGCGAAATCTCTAAGGCTGTTGTACCGCTGGTCACGGCGACACCATATTTGGCGTGCTGATATCTAGCAAATCTCTCTTCAAACTCCTTCTTTTTTGACCCACCTATCCCCCATACACCACTATTTAAGACATTTAATAAAGCCTTGGTCTCTCTCTCATCAAATATGGGCCACTTTGGAAAAGGCTTTCTCCTAACGGGTTCTCCGCCCGCTATAGCGAGCTTAGCCAACCCTCTCCCTCCGCTCAATTTATTATAGATTCTAAGAGAAATAAAAATAGTCACTATCAAATAATCAAATATTTGAGGCGAAAAGCAAATAATTCAACCCCTAATATTATTACTTGTGATCAAAATGGTTAAAGATATTATTAAATCCCTCGAAAACTATGAGATTATTGACTTGTCCGCTGAGGTTCGACCAAATGTTTTGAAGGTTAATGGTGAATATGTTCGCGGCAATCAGATTCGAAGGTTTAACCTACAACAATTTATAAACTCTGAGGATGGAACTTACATGAATTTCATTGAGGCTGAATCCCACATAGGCACTCATGTTGAAGGCCCGCTGCATTTAAGGAATGGTCTTAAGTCGCTCTCAGACATGCCATTGAGCAAATTTATGGGCGAAGCGCTTGTGCTGAAATTTGAGGAAAACACGCCGATAAAACCAGAACATCTCAACAGAGTTAAGGATGAAGATATAGTGCTTATGTGGAGCCCTGGGGGAGCTTACGTGACACCTGAAGCTGCTGAATACCTTGTTAAGAAACGTATAAAAATGCTTGGTGTTCAGGGCGTTTATCCAGATGACCCAAGAGCCTATCAGCCCGGTTCAGGAGTTAAGCCGATGACCCATTTGCTTCTGCTAGAGAACGATATACCGATAATTGAGGGATTAATTAACTTGGATAAAATTGATTGTGAGCGGGTTTTCTTCATAGGGTTACCGTTAAAGATAGCATACTTAGATTCGTCTTGGATAAGAGCTATAGCGCTTAAATTGAAACGGTAGCCCGATATTACTAACTTAATGGTGTTCGAGGGATATATTTTTGATAGTAACATGTGCTGGAATACTAGTTGCCGACATAATAGCTGCCGATCTGCCTAAAATCTCGGCTCCTGGGGAGTTAAC includes the following:
- a CDS encoding DegT/DnrJ/EryC1/StrS family aminotransferase, whose protein sequence is MAKLAIAGGEPVRRKPFPKWPIFDERETKALLNVLNSGVWGIGGSKKKEFEERFARYQHAKYGVAVTSGTTALEISLRALGIGCGDEVIVPAYTFMATAVAVLYVNAIPVFADIDPETYTVDPKSVESLISDKTKAILPVHIGGRPADMDALLSIAEKNGLRIVEDACQAWGAEWKGRRVGAIGDIGAFSFQSSKNITSGEGGIVVTNHEELYVKAWSLHNCGRMPEKAWYEHYLPGTNYRMTEFQAAILLAQMERLDEQIERRMRNAQYLTSKLSKIDGVKPLKNDDHVTRHAYHLYIFRVDPEAFGGASKAAIAKVLQAEGIPVSVGYSKPLYKESYLEYFKKCPLSCPYYGKHIDYSNVKAPAAERACYHEGLWLPQYVLLGSREDIDDIVAAFEKIKDNMEEFIKISK
- a CDS encoding cyclase family protein, which gives rise to MVKDIIKSLENYEIIDLSAEVRPNVLKVNGEYVRGNQIRRFNLQQFINSEDGTYMNFIEAESHIGTHVEGPLHLRNGLKSLSDMPLSKFMGEALVLKFEENTPIKPEHLNRVKDEDIVLMWSPGGAYVTPEAAEYLVKKRIKMLGVQGVYPDDPRAYQPGSGVKPMTHLLLLENDIPIIEGLINLDKIDCERVFFIGLPLKIAYLDSSWIRAIALKLKR